One Nitrospirota bacterium genomic window, CCACTTCTGCAGTGCTGGGTAAGCCCGATGATAGTTCAATAATTTACTCTATAGCCGCCAGGGCAGCGTTGAAGGTTGCGCTTGGACGCATCGCCCTGGATGTCTTCTCCGGATCAGGGTGATAATAGCCGCCTATGTCAACAGGTTTACCCTGTGCTCCTATCAGCTCTCCGGCAA contains:
- a CDS encoding NADP-dependent isocitrate dehydrogenase; its protein translation is AGELIGAQGKPVDIGGYYHPDPEKTSRAMRPSATFNAALAAIE